Proteins from one Diprion similis isolate iyDipSimi1 chromosome 3, iyDipSimi1.1, whole genome shotgun sequence genomic window:
- the LOC124404092 gene encoding vacuolar protein sorting-associated protein 54 isoform X2: MAKIIKAPEISASSFSCEYCPNITFRYIEDFIRHLREQHCAREGGSFVCRYGYNSVCSSLPVEGVSDKDYIAHATKHATMQQQQQQQKKSNGQVTGSSPSWTIYSAAQNLPAVLNDPNKGKQSNFLTKTWGDAFVEKVDIPKSPYLPDVSMQHFDSYMKKIARRYRKHSRMNTNSNKPTSPSELLQNFPNLRKVKSLERSQFDLSSIPKIFLMPHLDLAQKENFLAVFPFAKEGLLDEGGNTASHAKLMQEKLSHYLDIVEVRIAEQVASKSQAFFHAMTSHDALMEQLTQTITVLKALRENIHQIDKSLVKDSLEILRLERARCNHLMVQEKLKLMSTVHQTQPMIQLLLSTPDYVAALDLISTTQEILLQELNGVHSFRHFSSQLTEMERLIDKMLSTEFERYATADLNRPLGGENVILDGDKLVSIISGLLRQKHFQFVDTYKEEAIMTVRAVTKQCVIEALAASDSCSDHLEVGSLSLVERLSLLHSTIQSFTFLLHRVKAVHDVIRDTSDLAAGQTNNSADSSLTDCLLSRDEHVRVTSKLSDMLTSVCEYCHERLGYLLSTAASERDKSQNEKDKPMNDASVSKQVDKEIQNWNEKVHWLSDKATALQVCQLASMVEGFTVTCAKLCGKQCTALRSAFKAQATKFVQRFHAERKTKLSLLLDSERWRQADVPAEFQNLVSHVYENKSFPTESKLREDTEKTKKKDAAEPVSNFIFVGDEKYAVVGTTLMLIQMIHEYCSTSNELTTLSGTLGRHLAELLRHFNSRCCQLVLGAGAMQIAGLKTITSTILVLASRSLQLLLWFMPFVKAHFQALTDLGTSRGVAGAAAVSGGVALLDSVERDIRAHVREIEGKVLTIVGSLVGAQLSHWTARPPVPSQPFKNISRHVVKLHEAVSSILPSSQVESLYRSVNTTLKEKLREQLVKMNIVNNGGPQHGVVTSELTFYLEALKALKVLPMEELNDDWMNAIWTR; encoded by the exons ATggcgaaaataataaaggcACCGGAGATTTCCGCCTCATCGTTTTCCTGCGAGTATTGCCCGAATATCACCTTCAGATACATCGAGGACTTCATAAG ACACCTAAGAGAGCAACACTGTGCAAGAGAAGGTGGTTCGTTTGTTTGCCGTTATGGATATAACAGTGTATGCAGCAGCCTTCCGGTCGAAGGTGTTTCGGATAAGGATTACATAGCTCATGCGACTAAACACGCAAccatgcagcagcagcaacagcaacaaaagaaaagcaaTGGTCAAGTAACTGGGTCGTCGCCGTCGTGGACGATTTATTCAGCTGCACAAAACTTGCCGGCGGTACTGAATGACCCCAACAAAGGAAAACAAAGTAATTTTCTCACCAAGACATGGGGTGATGcatttgttgaaaaagttgatataCCCAAAAGTCCTTATCTGCCTGACGTCTCCATGCAGCACTTCGACAGTTATATGAAAAAGATTGCACGG AGGTATCGCAAGCATTCGCGCATGAATACAAATTCCAACAAGCCCACCTCGCCCAGCGAGTTGTTGCAGAATTTTCCCAATCTGAGGAAAGTCAAGTCGCTAG AACGTTCTCAATTCGACTTGTCGAGCATACCAAAGATCTTTTTGATGCCGCACTTGGACCTTGCTCAGAAGGAAAATTTCCTCGCTGTATTCCCGTTCGCTAAGGAAGGACTGTTGGATGAAGGTGGAAACACAGCCAGCCACGCTAAACTTATGCAGGAGAAA CTCAGCCATTATCTGGACATCGTCGAGGTTCGAATAGCAGAACAGGTGGCGTCGAAATCTCAAGCATTCTTCCATGCGATGACGTCGCACGACGCTCTGATGGAACAGCTGACCCAAACAATCACAGTTTTGAAAGCTTTGagagaaaatattcatcaGATCGACAAAAGCCTTGTTAAGGACTCCTTAGAGATTTTACG ACTGGAGCGAGCAAGATGCAACCACTTGATGGTCCAggaaaagctgaaacttaTGTCAACTGTCCACCAGACGCAGCCTATGATACAACTCCTTCTCTCCACGCCTGATTACGTCGCAGCACTTGATCTCATTTCCACCACTCAGGAAATCTTACTGCAAGAATTGAACGGTGTTCACAGTTTCAG GCATTTCAGTTCGCAACTCACTGAAATGGAAAGACTTATCGACAAGATGTTGTCAACCGAGTTTGAGCGCTACGCAACAGCCGATTTGAATAGGCCTTTGGGAGGAGAAAACGTAATTCTTGATGGG gACAAACTGGTGTCAATCATATCGGGCCTTTTGCGTCAGAAACACTTTCAGTTTGTCGACACGTATAAAGAAGAAGCGATTATGACTGTGAGAGCTGTTACTAAACAATGCGTGATAGAAGCTTTGGCTGCTAGCGATTCGTGCAGCGACCACCTGGAAGTTGGGAGTCTTTCTCTTGTCGAAAGACTGTCTCTTTTGCACAGCACCATTCAATCCTTCACCTTTCTTCTCCACAGAGTCAAG gCAGTACACGATGTCATTCGAGATACTTCAGACCTTGCAGCCGGTCAAACCAACAATTCAGCGGACAGTTCTCTGACGGATTGTCTGCTTTCTCGCGACGAACACGTTCGTGTTACCAGCAAGCTATCGGACATGCTAACTTCGGTTTGTGAATATTGTCACGAACGGTTGGGCTACCTCCTTTCTACAGCTGCGAGCGAAAGGGACAAAtcacaaaacgaaaaagacaAGCCAATGAACGACGCTTCTGTTAGTAAGCAAGTAGATAAAGAAATACAGAATTGGAATGAGAAAGTTCACTGGCTTAGCGACAAAGCGACCGCTTTACAAGTTTGCCAACTCGCTTCTATGGTCGAAGGTTTTACTGTGACATGCGCAAAACTTTGCGGAAAACAGTGCACAGCTTTGCGGTCGGCGTTTAAA gCACAAGCGACTAAGTTTGTCCAACGGTTTCACGCGGAACGTAAAACGAAATTAAGTCTTCTTCTAGACTCGGAAAGGTGGCGTCAAGCGGATGTACCAGCGGAATTTCAGAATCTAGTGAGCCAcgtgtatgaaaataaatctttcCCAACAGAGTCGAAATTGCGCGAGGATACTGAGAAGACTAAAAAGAAAGACGCGGCTGAACCAGTGTCTAACTTTATCTTTGTCGGAGATGAAAAGTATGCCGTCGTTGGAACTACGCTAATGCTTATACAGATGATTCACGAATATTGCAG CACAAGCAACGAATTAACAACGCTGTCAGGAACATTGGGAAGACATTTGGCCGAGTTGTTGCGACATTTCAACTCTCGCTGTTGTCAGCTTGTCCTTGGAGCTGGAGCGATGCAAATTGCAGGATTGAAGACCATCACTAGTACGATTCTCGTGCTGGCCAGTCGCAGTCTGCAGTTGCTCCTGTGGTTTATGCCATTCGTCAAGGCTCACTTCCAAG CTTTGACCGATCTTGGAACTAGTCGAGGAGTCGCAGGTGCAGCAGCGGTAAGCGGAGGTGTGGCTTTGCTGGACAGTGTCGAAAGAGATATTCGAGCCCATGTCAGAGAAATTGAAGGAAAGGTCTTGACTATCGTTGGGAGCCTCGTCGGGGCACAATTATCGCACTGGACTGCCAGGCCACCGGTTCCATCTCAACCTTTTAAGAATATTTCGAG ACACGTGGTGAAACTGCACGAAGCCGTTTCCAGCATACTACCTTCGTCGCAAGTGGAAAGCCTTTACCGCAGTGTAAATACAACACTGAAAGAAAAGCTCAGGGAGCAGcttgtaaaaatgaatatcgTCAACAATGGCGGACCGCAGCATGGTGTCGTTACTTCCGAGTTGACTTTTTACCTCGAGGCATTGAAAGCCTTGAAGGTTTTACCAATGGAAGAATTAAATGACGATTGGATGAATGCTATTTGGACTAGATAA
- the LOC124404094 gene encoding cytoplasmic dynein 2 light intermediate chain 1 isoform X4 has protein sequence MIYRFLEKEESPKPTIAMDYSFGRKAGKSLVKDVVHVWEIGPLTSSLLSAAMTGSALTHSPHHTTLLMMLDLSKPEELWATLEECLTVARSAMRMSFDDDTVKALRDCRRREKNIKNEASEDETEPFPLKLCIVGGRYDEFKEFESNRKQLIGRTLRAVAHALGAGLHYHSCRDTSLVRRAKDMLSHYGFGSQLTKGVCTDYEKPLLMPVGIDSFTQIGLTFGQGRNANILESIKQMYVTHVPQTTKENENPQDLEDPANDPNFREPIIDRLRAQREEVKIKEIGVLLQEMLEGRALKIPIPEPM, from the exons ATGATTTACCggtttttggaaaaagaagaatcccCCAAGCCAACCATTGCTATGGATTATTCATTCGGACGAAAGGCTGGCAAAAGCTTA GTGAAGGATGTGGTCCACGTTTGGGAGATCGGTCCTCTGACGTCATCGCTCCTTTCGGCCGCAATGACCGGATCGGCATTGACCCATTCACCGCATCATACCACTCTGTTGATGATGTTGGACCTCTCGAAGCCTGAGGAGCTTTGGGCAACGTTGGAAGAATGTTTAACCGTCGCTCGAAGCGCGATGAGAATGAGTTTCGACGATGACACAGTCAAAGCTCTCAGGGATTGCCGcagaagagaaaagaacaTCAAGAACGAAGCTTCCGAAGATGAAACTGAACCTTTTCCCCTGAAGTTGTGCATCGTTGGCGGCAGATACGACGAATTCAAA GAATTTGAGTCGAATAGAAAGCAATTAATCGGTCGGACCCTTCGGGCAGTGGCCCATGCTTTGGGGGCAGGACTTCACTATCACTCCTGCAGAGACACGTCCCTCGTTAGAAGAGCAAAGGATATGCTGTCGCACTACGGTTTCGGGTCTCAGTTGAC aaaaggCGTTTGTACTGATTATGAGAAACCGCTGTTGATGCCAGTTGGGATAGATTCGTTCACGCAGATTGGACTCACGTTTGGACAGGGAAGAAATGCGAATATTTTAGAATCTATAAAGCAGATGTACGTCACTCATGTTCCCCAGACGACCAAGGAGAACGAGAACCCCCAGGACCTCGAGGATCCCGCGAATGACCCTAACTTCAGGGAACCGATAATCGACAGGCTCAGGGCGCAACGCGAAGAGGTAAAAATAAAG
- the LOC124404092 gene encoding vacuolar protein sorting-associated protein 54 isoform X1, with protein sequence MAKIIKAPEISASSFSCEYCPNITFRYIEDFIRHLREQHCAREGGSFVCRYGYNSVCSSLPVEGVSDKDYIAHATKHATMQQQQQQQKKSNGQVTGSSPSWTIYSAAQNLPAVLNDPNKGKQSNFLTKTWGDAFVEKVDIPKSPYLPDVSMQHFDSYMKKIARRYRKHSRMNTNSNKPTSPSELLQNFPNLRKVKSLERSQFDLSSIPKIFLMPHLDLAQKENFLAVFPFAKEGLLDEGGNTASHAKLMQEKVWTRLHSLSHYLDIVEVRIAEQVASKSQAFFHAMTSHDALMEQLTQTITVLKALRENIHQIDKSLVKDSLEILRLERARCNHLMVQEKLKLMSTVHQTQPMIQLLLSTPDYVAALDLISTTQEILLQELNGVHSFRHFSSQLTEMERLIDKMLSTEFERYATADLNRPLGGENVILDGDKLVSIISGLLRQKHFQFVDTYKEEAIMTVRAVTKQCVIEALAASDSCSDHLEVGSLSLVERLSLLHSTIQSFTFLLHRVKAVHDVIRDTSDLAAGQTNNSADSSLTDCLLSRDEHVRVTSKLSDMLTSVCEYCHERLGYLLSTAASERDKSQNEKDKPMNDASVSKQVDKEIQNWNEKVHWLSDKATALQVCQLASMVEGFTVTCAKLCGKQCTALRSAFKAQATKFVQRFHAERKTKLSLLLDSERWRQADVPAEFQNLVSHVYENKSFPTESKLREDTEKTKKKDAAEPVSNFIFVGDEKYAVVGTTLMLIQMIHEYCSTSNELTTLSGTLGRHLAELLRHFNSRCCQLVLGAGAMQIAGLKTITSTILVLASRSLQLLLWFMPFVKAHFQALTDLGTSRGVAGAAAVSGGVALLDSVERDIRAHVREIEGKVLTIVGSLVGAQLSHWTARPPVPSQPFKNISRHVVKLHEAVSSILPSSQVESLYRSVNTTLKEKLREQLVKMNIVNNGGPQHGVVTSELTFYLEALKALKVLPMEELNDDWMNAIWTR encoded by the exons ATggcgaaaataataaaggcACCGGAGATTTCCGCCTCATCGTTTTCCTGCGAGTATTGCCCGAATATCACCTTCAGATACATCGAGGACTTCATAAG ACACCTAAGAGAGCAACACTGTGCAAGAGAAGGTGGTTCGTTTGTTTGCCGTTATGGATATAACAGTGTATGCAGCAGCCTTCCGGTCGAAGGTGTTTCGGATAAGGATTACATAGCTCATGCGACTAAACACGCAAccatgcagcagcagcaacagcaacaaaagaaaagcaaTGGTCAAGTAACTGGGTCGTCGCCGTCGTGGACGATTTATTCAGCTGCACAAAACTTGCCGGCGGTACTGAATGACCCCAACAAAGGAAAACAAAGTAATTTTCTCACCAAGACATGGGGTGATGcatttgttgaaaaagttgatataCCCAAAAGTCCTTATCTGCCTGACGTCTCCATGCAGCACTTCGACAGTTATATGAAAAAGATTGCACGG AGGTATCGCAAGCATTCGCGCATGAATACAAATTCCAACAAGCCCACCTCGCCCAGCGAGTTGTTGCAGAATTTTCCCAATCTGAGGAAAGTCAAGTCGCTAG AACGTTCTCAATTCGACTTGTCGAGCATACCAAAGATCTTTTTGATGCCGCACTTGGACCTTGCTCAGAAGGAAAATTTCCTCGCTGTATTCCCGTTCGCTAAGGAAGGACTGTTGGATGAAGGTGGAAACACAGCCAGCCACGCTAAACTTATGCAGGAGAAAGTATGGACACGACTACACTCC CTCAGCCATTATCTGGACATCGTCGAGGTTCGAATAGCAGAACAGGTGGCGTCGAAATCTCAAGCATTCTTCCATGCGATGACGTCGCACGACGCTCTGATGGAACAGCTGACCCAAACAATCACAGTTTTGAAAGCTTTGagagaaaatattcatcaGATCGACAAAAGCCTTGTTAAGGACTCCTTAGAGATTTTACG ACTGGAGCGAGCAAGATGCAACCACTTGATGGTCCAggaaaagctgaaacttaTGTCAACTGTCCACCAGACGCAGCCTATGATACAACTCCTTCTCTCCACGCCTGATTACGTCGCAGCACTTGATCTCATTTCCACCACTCAGGAAATCTTACTGCAAGAATTGAACGGTGTTCACAGTTTCAG GCATTTCAGTTCGCAACTCACTGAAATGGAAAGACTTATCGACAAGATGTTGTCAACCGAGTTTGAGCGCTACGCAACAGCCGATTTGAATAGGCCTTTGGGAGGAGAAAACGTAATTCTTGATGGG gACAAACTGGTGTCAATCATATCGGGCCTTTTGCGTCAGAAACACTTTCAGTTTGTCGACACGTATAAAGAAGAAGCGATTATGACTGTGAGAGCTGTTACTAAACAATGCGTGATAGAAGCTTTGGCTGCTAGCGATTCGTGCAGCGACCACCTGGAAGTTGGGAGTCTTTCTCTTGTCGAAAGACTGTCTCTTTTGCACAGCACCATTCAATCCTTCACCTTTCTTCTCCACAGAGTCAAG gCAGTACACGATGTCATTCGAGATACTTCAGACCTTGCAGCCGGTCAAACCAACAATTCAGCGGACAGTTCTCTGACGGATTGTCTGCTTTCTCGCGACGAACACGTTCGTGTTACCAGCAAGCTATCGGACATGCTAACTTCGGTTTGTGAATATTGTCACGAACGGTTGGGCTACCTCCTTTCTACAGCTGCGAGCGAAAGGGACAAAtcacaaaacgaaaaagacaAGCCAATGAACGACGCTTCTGTTAGTAAGCAAGTAGATAAAGAAATACAGAATTGGAATGAGAAAGTTCACTGGCTTAGCGACAAAGCGACCGCTTTACAAGTTTGCCAACTCGCTTCTATGGTCGAAGGTTTTACTGTGACATGCGCAAAACTTTGCGGAAAACAGTGCACAGCTTTGCGGTCGGCGTTTAAA gCACAAGCGACTAAGTTTGTCCAACGGTTTCACGCGGAACGTAAAACGAAATTAAGTCTTCTTCTAGACTCGGAAAGGTGGCGTCAAGCGGATGTACCAGCGGAATTTCAGAATCTAGTGAGCCAcgtgtatgaaaataaatctttcCCAACAGAGTCGAAATTGCGCGAGGATACTGAGAAGACTAAAAAGAAAGACGCGGCTGAACCAGTGTCTAACTTTATCTTTGTCGGAGATGAAAAGTATGCCGTCGTTGGAACTACGCTAATGCTTATACAGATGATTCACGAATATTGCAG CACAAGCAACGAATTAACAACGCTGTCAGGAACATTGGGAAGACATTTGGCCGAGTTGTTGCGACATTTCAACTCTCGCTGTTGTCAGCTTGTCCTTGGAGCTGGAGCGATGCAAATTGCAGGATTGAAGACCATCACTAGTACGATTCTCGTGCTGGCCAGTCGCAGTCTGCAGTTGCTCCTGTGGTTTATGCCATTCGTCAAGGCTCACTTCCAAG CTTTGACCGATCTTGGAACTAGTCGAGGAGTCGCAGGTGCAGCAGCGGTAAGCGGAGGTGTGGCTTTGCTGGACAGTGTCGAAAGAGATATTCGAGCCCATGTCAGAGAAATTGAAGGAAAGGTCTTGACTATCGTTGGGAGCCTCGTCGGGGCACAATTATCGCACTGGACTGCCAGGCCACCGGTTCCATCTCAACCTTTTAAGAATATTTCGAG ACACGTGGTGAAACTGCACGAAGCCGTTTCCAGCATACTACCTTCGTCGCAAGTGGAAAGCCTTTACCGCAGTGTAAATACAACACTGAAAGAAAAGCTCAGGGAGCAGcttgtaaaaatgaatatcgTCAACAATGGCGGACCGCAGCATGGTGTCGTTACTTCCGAGTTGACTTTTTACCTCGAGGCATTGAAAGCCTTGAAGGTTTTACCAATGGAAGAATTAAATGACGATTGGATGAATGCTATTTGGACTAGATAA
- the LOC124404094 gene encoding cytoplasmic dynein 2 light intermediate chain 1 isoform X2, whose translation MFMSCVSFREESMREMALRLSLEDENKRKTDRSVTHERSIIVIGSKGVGKTTMIYRFLEKEESPKPTIAMDYSFGRKAGKSLVKDVVHVWEIGPLTSSLLSAAMTGSALTHSPHHTTLLMMLDLSKPEELWATLEECLTVARSAMRMSFDDDTVKALRDCRRREKNIKNEASEDETEPFPLKLCIVGGRYDEFKEFESNRKQLIGRTLRAVAHALGAGLHYHSCRDTSLVRRAKDMLSHYGFGSQLTKGVCTDYEKPLLMPVGIDSFTQIGLTFGQGRNANILESIKQMYVTHVPQTTKENENPQDLEDPANDPNFREPIIDRLRAQREEEIGVLLQEMLEGRALKIPIPEPM comes from the exons ATGTTTATGTCTTGTGTTTCGTTTAGAGAGGAAAGTATGAGGGAAATGGCGCTCCGACTATCTTTagaagatgaaaataagcgGAAGACCGATCGTTCGGTTACTCATGAACGATCTATTATCGTTATAGGGAGCAAAGGAGTG GGAAAAACGACGATGATTTACCggtttttggaaaaagaagaatcccCCAAGCCAACCATTGCTATGGATTATTCATTCGGACGAAAGGCTGGCAAAAGCTTA GTGAAGGATGTGGTCCACGTTTGGGAGATCGGTCCTCTGACGTCATCGCTCCTTTCGGCCGCAATGACCGGATCGGCATTGACCCATTCACCGCATCATACCACTCTGTTGATGATGTTGGACCTCTCGAAGCCTGAGGAGCTTTGGGCAACGTTGGAAGAATGTTTAACCGTCGCTCGAAGCGCGATGAGAATGAGTTTCGACGATGACACAGTCAAAGCTCTCAGGGATTGCCGcagaagagaaaagaacaTCAAGAACGAAGCTTCCGAAGATGAAACTGAACCTTTTCCCCTGAAGTTGTGCATCGTTGGCGGCAGATACGACGAATTCAAA GAATTTGAGTCGAATAGAAAGCAATTAATCGGTCGGACCCTTCGGGCAGTGGCCCATGCTTTGGGGGCAGGACTTCACTATCACTCCTGCAGAGACACGTCCCTCGTTAGAAGAGCAAAGGATATGCTGTCGCACTACGGTTTCGGGTCTCAGTTGAC aaaaggCGTTTGTACTGATTATGAGAAACCGCTGTTGATGCCAGTTGGGATAGATTCGTTCACGCAGATTGGACTCACGTTTGGACAGGGAAGAAATGCGAATATTTTAGAATCTATAAAGCAGATGTACGTCACTCATGTTCCCCAGACGACCAAGGAGAACGAGAACCCCCAGGACCTCGAGGATCCCGCGAATGACCCTAACTTCAGGGAACCGATAATCGACAGGCTCAGGGCGCAACGCGAAGAG
- the LOC124404094 gene encoding cytoplasmic dynein 2 light intermediate chain 1 isoform X3 produces MDTTEESMREMALRLSLEDENKRKTDRSVTHERSIIVIGSKGVGKTTMIYRFLEKEESPKPTIAMDYSFGRKAGKSLVKDVVHVWEIGPLTSSLLSAAMTGSALTHSPHHTTLLMMLDLSKPEELWATLEECLTVARSAMRMSFDDDTVKALRDCRRREKNIKNEASEDETEPFPLKLCIVGGRYDEFKEFESNRKQLIGRTLRAVAHALGAGLHYHSCRDTSLVRRAKDMLSHYGFGSQLTKGVCTDYEKPLLMPVGIDSFTQIGLTFGQGRNANILESIKQMYVTHVPQTTKENENPQDLEDPANDPNFREPIIDRLRAQREEVKIKEIGVLLQEMLEGRALKIPIPEPM; encoded by the exons ATGGACACGAC AGAGGAAAGTATGAGGGAAATGGCGCTCCGACTATCTTTagaagatgaaaataagcgGAAGACCGATCGTTCGGTTACTCATGAACGATCTATTATCGTTATAGGGAGCAAAGGAGTG GGAAAAACGACGATGATTTACCggtttttggaaaaagaagaatcccCCAAGCCAACCATTGCTATGGATTATTCATTCGGACGAAAGGCTGGCAAAAGCTTA GTGAAGGATGTGGTCCACGTTTGGGAGATCGGTCCTCTGACGTCATCGCTCCTTTCGGCCGCAATGACCGGATCGGCATTGACCCATTCACCGCATCATACCACTCTGTTGATGATGTTGGACCTCTCGAAGCCTGAGGAGCTTTGGGCAACGTTGGAAGAATGTTTAACCGTCGCTCGAAGCGCGATGAGAATGAGTTTCGACGATGACACAGTCAAAGCTCTCAGGGATTGCCGcagaagagaaaagaacaTCAAGAACGAAGCTTCCGAAGATGAAACTGAACCTTTTCCCCTGAAGTTGTGCATCGTTGGCGGCAGATACGACGAATTCAAA GAATTTGAGTCGAATAGAAAGCAATTAATCGGTCGGACCCTTCGGGCAGTGGCCCATGCTTTGGGGGCAGGACTTCACTATCACTCCTGCAGAGACACGTCCCTCGTTAGAAGAGCAAAGGATATGCTGTCGCACTACGGTTTCGGGTCTCAGTTGAC aaaaggCGTTTGTACTGATTATGAGAAACCGCTGTTGATGCCAGTTGGGATAGATTCGTTCACGCAGATTGGACTCACGTTTGGACAGGGAAGAAATGCGAATATTTTAGAATCTATAAAGCAGATGTACGTCACTCATGTTCCCCAGACGACCAAGGAGAACGAGAACCCCCAGGACCTCGAGGATCCCGCGAATGACCCTAACTTCAGGGAACCGATAATCGACAGGCTCAGGGCGCAACGCGAAGAGGTAAAAATAAAG
- the LOC124404094 gene encoding cytoplasmic dynein 2 light intermediate chain 1 isoform X1, whose product MFMSCVSFREESMREMALRLSLEDENKRKTDRSVTHERSIIVIGSKGVGKTTMIYRFLEKEESPKPTIAMDYSFGRKAGKSLVKDVVHVWEIGPLTSSLLSAAMTGSALTHSPHHTTLLMMLDLSKPEELWATLEECLTVARSAMRMSFDDDTVKALRDCRRREKNIKNEASEDETEPFPLKLCIVGGRYDEFKEFESNRKQLIGRTLRAVAHALGAGLHYHSCRDTSLVRRAKDMLSHYGFGSQLTKGVCTDYEKPLLMPVGIDSFTQIGLTFGQGRNANILESIKQMYVTHVPQTTKENENPQDLEDPANDPNFREPIIDRLRAQREEVKIKEIGVLLQEMLEGRALKIPIPEPM is encoded by the exons ATGTTTATGTCTTGTGTTTCGTTTAGAGAGGAAAGTATGAGGGAAATGGCGCTCCGACTATCTTTagaagatgaaaataagcgGAAGACCGATCGTTCGGTTACTCATGAACGATCTATTATCGTTATAGGGAGCAAAGGAGTG GGAAAAACGACGATGATTTACCggtttttggaaaaagaagaatcccCCAAGCCAACCATTGCTATGGATTATTCATTCGGACGAAAGGCTGGCAAAAGCTTA GTGAAGGATGTGGTCCACGTTTGGGAGATCGGTCCTCTGACGTCATCGCTCCTTTCGGCCGCAATGACCGGATCGGCATTGACCCATTCACCGCATCATACCACTCTGTTGATGATGTTGGACCTCTCGAAGCCTGAGGAGCTTTGGGCAACGTTGGAAGAATGTTTAACCGTCGCTCGAAGCGCGATGAGAATGAGTTTCGACGATGACACAGTCAAAGCTCTCAGGGATTGCCGcagaagagaaaagaacaTCAAGAACGAAGCTTCCGAAGATGAAACTGAACCTTTTCCCCTGAAGTTGTGCATCGTTGGCGGCAGATACGACGAATTCAAA GAATTTGAGTCGAATAGAAAGCAATTAATCGGTCGGACCCTTCGGGCAGTGGCCCATGCTTTGGGGGCAGGACTTCACTATCACTCCTGCAGAGACACGTCCCTCGTTAGAAGAGCAAAGGATATGCTGTCGCACTACGGTTTCGGGTCTCAGTTGAC aaaaggCGTTTGTACTGATTATGAGAAACCGCTGTTGATGCCAGTTGGGATAGATTCGTTCACGCAGATTGGACTCACGTTTGGACAGGGAAGAAATGCGAATATTTTAGAATCTATAAAGCAGATGTACGTCACTCATGTTCCCCAGACGACCAAGGAGAACGAGAACCCCCAGGACCTCGAGGATCCCGCGAATGACCCTAACTTCAGGGAACCGATAATCGACAGGCTCAGGGCGCAACGCGAAGAGGTAAAAATAAAG